The window AATGTTCTTATAAAGGGTCAGGTGTTGCAATCTCGGATCATTTCAAACTTCCTAAATGCCTTTCCTGAGCAGAGTAAAATATCATTCTAGCCATCTCAATAACATGTTTACTTATTCTGCTTGACACAAATCCTGTGGTTATTATTTGTCTTTTGTGCTATTTATGCTTTTGATGGACATACGTATAGCTAGTTGCTAGAGGATCGTACGGGTGTTTATGCAATTTGGTTGGTGGAAATGGTTATTGGTGTCTGATTCATTTCATTAACTGACTTTTCTGCTTTGTGAAACATATTTGCAATGGTTGGTTAGTTTGTAATGACTAAATGCATGCTATTTTGACTTTGAGTTCCCTGGGATTTCCTCAATAATTTTTCTGAGTCTCTGGCATAAAAATGATAAGTTCTCGATGCCGTTATCTGTGATTCAATAACTTGCCGGCACCACCACTTGACAACTAACACCTACTAAGAGAGAAAGAGCCGAGACTCGGATTCTCCAGCTGGTGTGTCCTTGTAACTGTTGTCGACACTTTTCTTGTGCTGTCCGAACTCTTCCCGAGCTCCCAGAGGCTGCCACTGCTCCCTGTCGCTCCTTTCTTTGGCTTCTTTTTACAGGTTTGTTGCTACCGGTACTGCACGTCGCTGTCGTTCATTGCTCGCGGCTACTTGTCGCTGCTGTCCGATTCGTGTCTTGTGCGTACCCGAGCCCTTGCTGACTCACTGAGGTGTCCTTGGACAGTCCGTACCAGCTCTGGTTGAAGAGACTTTCGAGATTTCGTGGTCCTTCGGACATAAGCTCGGAAGAGGTAAGATTCCCGACCTAGTGGCATGCTTAGGGCTCCATTTTTGCACATTAATGCTTGCTTGGATGATGATAATGCGGAATGAACATTTGTGGATCGTGTTGATGAAcggaataatttttaaaactcgTTTTATAAACTTTTCCGTCTGTTCCAGTTCAGTTCCCGTcgttgttttttttctttttttcgatcagccataaattttcaaatccgtCCCAAACTAGTCGTGGGCCACTCTTAGCGTTTTCCAACCAGTCTCTGAATTTTTCcgaatttttaatcattttagaaaactttttaatctgtttcagttcagtccctgtagcattttccactttttcagatcagtcctgaacttCCAAATTCGTTTTAAACAAGTCCCGGCCCATTTTACCCTTTTCCGAACAGTTTCCGAATTTTCCAGAACTTTTAATCATTCCAGGgaacttttaaatttgtttcagtttaatccctgtgacattttccatttttccagatcagtcccgaactttaaaattcgtttcagtcaagtcccagGCATTTTCGACATTTCAGTTCGGCCATGGAATTTTCTGATAATTTAAACCACTCCATTAAAGCTTTTAATTgtgtttcaatttagtccctgggACATTTCCCATCTTCTTTTTAGATCAGTCCCGAACTTTCAAATATGTTTCAATAAGGTCCCagacaaattaattttattgcgATCATTTTGTCCATATTCGTGTGTTTGGAGTATTTGAACGTATCTTTGAttaaaacctcacatgaatcggttaATCATGTAAAGTCAACTAAAAATCGGATTTAACCCTAAGacggtcggaaattagagtttatcggacGGCCCACTAATGGTCATTTCGACAGCTCGAAATCCgcagactaaagcattcggcaaatttctaattaacttaaaattccACATACGGGTTAAttgggacgttaaatttggctaaattaaatcacttgacccTTTTAAATTGATTGCacgaaccgattaataatctgtaatcgcatcgacagttcaagaactgttagccattccctttttaaaattcacaatttcaaaagcactgAGATACGCGtcacgtaatcttgatttttcatacagACACATATTCTTcggttcaagggcatgattaccggttcttgtcttGCCGTTACCctagtgtaggtttgtgtttagaacgggttaaaatatgaaaaattaatctcaaactcgacataatcaaacatgagcaaatagtcaagtagaaggttaggtttcgggttttagttaaaaatactcttaatctgtaaaagtcacatttgtcacgatacagaaaaatttaaaaacaacccacacacttgagacttgactacaaacatcatgtctgtcgggtccgttaaaataatgccgaatgctacatatcctatccatcatccctgttatttgttttaaggtaggatttgtatgccaaaataccccggttaataatcagttaatttacgtaaattcggcgataataAGAAACCccattatttgtttatttgagcttgcttgttacatttttgcacttgtttgttatgtggatcgagcccgatcctttaggactcgattcacactgggtccaacgcccataaccgttgatcacggggtccaatacccccacacaccgagtgcgcatttaatttaattttcggtcttttccaaaaccatacggtgagcaaGAGTAAAATAATGGCCGAATgtgaaccgaccgggatttagtcattgtagcttgtcttttatttatttgagagaacaatgtaagggtttatgatatatatttattcatgtaataatctcggtcggagagtgaacggttcaagtgtctcttcgaatttacggtgtcaaaacgggcgagtcaagtgcaaccctaaatcatgcggtaaataaataaaatggcaagcctagcaaactagagtaccgaaagggcgtgtgggatataggcccacacgtaatagaacccccgaattcggaatttccgattccgtacaagaccattgccttagcatactaggtgtatccataccctagacccgagcgactcaccggccctcgaccttcgggtcgtaaacaggtagtggcaactccttctcacatgcgtccgtcgtgcgtccccagtaaggtggacactccccaagccgcgttgcatttaggcgtgcacatgcgtgccccgacgagacgaaatttgggtgcgcacagcttggcgactccactggggacacttagagggttcgggctcgttcccgcttgctttgtttgcttgtttatttatcgttttccgcaatttttcgcttatttactttacgcacttttatttcccgcgCACGCATTGCATATTATACTAGCTtttaggtacctatgggtcgcgtcccacgaccggtaataggagcataggttagataggggttcgaagtagaggtacggcgcgcagttcgactgccgCTGAGGctttgaaaagaatcccgctcggcttcaaggaattgacacccttgagtcgggtgCCACCATCCTTACGTGGCACGGTCCCTATaacactaaaaccatgcattctgcaggagctccatgccatcctccaacccggCTTTAAcgaacagtccatcgagtcggcctgcgtgctcCTCGAGTCTTTTCtgtttcaagagcgatgtatcttgtaatttgtactaagccgtgggcatttacttttttcgcacacatgcatcatctgttttacaaaattagggtgtcattcatatGGACGAGTGctaagtcgatcttcctttcatcttggtaagagacGTCTCACTCGGCCTCTTGCTCGCACCTCGATAGAGCCCACCAATCtacgaggacctcaccgactcgCCACAGGATGCATGCCACACATCTCCCAGGACACCCTTTCCTTCGAGCACAGCCACTATGATCGACCTCACTAACACTAGGACCGATCATTGAGAGATTGCTGAGAAATGAGGAATTCGTCGGCCAACCACAACTTCAAAAGGAGCCCGCACGAGCGAACGCCgtcctggagaggtctaggaagagggctcgtaGAGACCCACACACGCGCTCTATGATAGATGTCTTCGCAAGGCCATCGCTtagaaccggtgctttccaatgccgcgctcgctcaaacttcaagtgtggtggaagatcggcttagggctttattttacaaaatttacattgtactttgaaatttttgagtcaatgtgaatgacgacattagttttggaaaactcacgcatcgcatgcatcctactcatttactgttttgcataacAACTAACATCTCACCATTCAAGTGAGTGAAGACCTCCTTCGCATCTAACCGCGACCTTCATCCTACTTCCACGGCAAGGCGAGCCGTGGCCCGAGGACCGATGCACCTTCCTTGGCAAAGCTAGCTTCCCTCTAACCCCACGCAACCAAGCGTCATCGCGTGATCGCACACGTCTCTTCGCGCAACTGAGCAcatccaccagcacaaccTAATGCGTCCTTCcacgtcgtgcgagcatgcctctACCTTACCCATGCACATACCTCCggcgcgctcgcacgacgcctactaGGCTAGTTCGATCTCCTGCGCCCTTACATTGAAATTGCGaacatagtttgctccttcatcgTTCCCCTTTTCCTATTGCAGAAAATAACCGACAAGAAGGTAATCTGAATTCTAAAATCGAGACAGGAAACACTTCTCTGCTATCTCATCGGACTCCAAACACTGAGGACCGACCTTCCCTCCACGAAAGATCACAGGCGACAACTCCAACGAACATAGCATGTCCTAGCCCACTCGCCACGGGGCTTCCAGCATGATTACACTGCCGATCGAAGAATGGGCCCAACCCACCCTCCTCTAAGGCCGCCGACCTGTTACTGGGGCAACACACGCTCTCCTTCAAAtgctcttttacatttattcgcATTTCCAAACAAGCTCTCAGCATAAACGAACCATTCAAGGGGCACTTgaacagtctcgaagacgccctattggttctgtcggacctgTCCGACTCGCATGTCCCAATGGGACTCGGCTCCTCGAGCTTTCCCTAGGACAGCTGCGCAAACCAACCcgcaatcggggaaagtacaacTATGCGGTTCCCAGTCACAGTCTAACAGCTCCAACGTGGCGATGACCGGACTCCCGAAATTGAGTGTTCCCCAtgcgcggcaccccatgggtctcACGCTGTATGAGggaatttcccatgggtccaccttacatttcttaccataTGTTTCACCTAATCGGATTGGTTCGAGTGGTCTTCGAAGTTCCCCGAGCTCTCCCATCATTAGCTCGATAGAGGTATGAAAACTCAATTTTAATGGCATTTCTATGAGTCTCCTTGATGTGTTTGTGGGATAACCCGGAGAATGAGTGGAAAAGTGGGTCTTGCAAACCGTAATGATGAGTGGACTTTATTTCAAACTCGATTTCACAAACTTTTCATGacgtttcagttcagtccctacAGGCTTTTCACTATTTTCATAATCAGCACTGAACTTTCTAATCTACTTCAACATagtcctgggccattttcaGCATTTTCAATTCAACCATTGAACTTTCCAGACAATTTAGATCAGTCCAGAAAATTTTTCaatctgtttcagttcagtccctgcaactcttttcactttttctagATCAGCCCTTAACTTTCAGATATGTTTCAATCAAATCTCGGGCCATTTCAGCATTTTCTACTCAGCCACTGACTTTTTCTAATGAATCTAGATTGGTCCCTGGTCgaatttgatattttcaaaGCAGTCCCTGACTTTTTGAGCTgttccaaatcagtccctgaaattttagccgaattttcaaatcagccccagttcttttgaaattattgaaTTCAGTCCTTGgacatttttataaataaataaattaatgaaaatgaaataaattaataaaataaaaggactTCCAACCCATCCTACTTGGGCCCCCGATCGACAATACAcatattcttttaatatattctTATCTCGTTTATTATGCGTATATGATGTGGCAATACGTGTTTTTTATATTTCCCTGTTTCTATGGGTCGgcgtcgttttatcgattccgttaatattGCATTTGTGTATGCTTGTATGTTTGCATGTGTttcccatgatcatggcggcaccggcttTGTAAAATATGTGTTATAATCGTGATTGATATATGATTGCATGCAACCGTATATTTCGTTTGGTATTAATGGGATGATAAAATGTAAATGAAAGGTGTCAGTTTTAAATAATGTGCATGGATTTGTATATCGGCAACTATCTCGAGCCCACGAGGGTCCAAGAGCGCATCGGTCATCATTTGACCAGGCATTCTTGGCTTTCGGggacccgtcttggtcttCGTGTCACAAATCGCTTCATAAACCCATAGTATCCAAAGTATAGGATGATGATccctaaaaaaatttcacatacAGGAAAAGGGGCGTGTAATTTGGCTAAATAAATCATTCGGCTTTAAGCAAAATgcataaattgacaaattacCGGTAACCGCATCGATAATTTTAGGCATAATCAAACGAGGAAAAATAGGCaaaagggttaggttttgggctTTCAGGTGAAAAACATGCACTTAGCATAATTTGTTAAAGCCACACTGTTACCATGTAGAACAATCTAAAACAGATCCACACATACTTAGTTGGCCTAGCACTGCGCCTACCCATGTTCTGTTTAGGCTAGAAAATTGTTTGTCAAACTATCCCGATTCATAATTggctaatcacgtaaacttggCGCTTAATACACATTTTGTCTGTAGTCATCtattttcatatgtttttgTCCGCTTTTGccaattttatccttttttgtctgttttcgtCTATTTTATCGCGGTTCGAGCCCTAACCCATACAATATGAtgcacatggggtccaacgcccttcACCGTCGATCACGAGTCCAACGCCCATGCACACCAAGTGTGTGCAACCCAAATGCGGAATCGGGTCTTGCCTCAACTTACTGCTTCGCTCCTAGTAGTGTCTATGTGAAAGACGACTCAGATCGAGTAGGTAAGGCGTGACCAAACATGACCCCGGAAGCTTGAccgatcccatggctatcaCGAGAGTCAAACGACTCTTCTATTATCCGTCGGTTTAGTTGGActcgacccccggctctctgAGCCCGCGTTACCTTAATTTCAGTTTTGGTCATTCAAAATCAcgcggtgagcacgagtggaatgtTTGGCCTAATGCAAACTAACCGGGTCCATGTATTGTATCACGTctatattatgtatttatttgagagcacattgtaaggaCATCTTCTGtattttcattcagttgttgtaaagACCCCGGTCAGTGAGCAGACAGTCTGAGTgtttcatcgaagttacggtgtcaaaacaggTGAGGAGTGTGCAacctaattcacgcggtaaatgaaataaaacggCAAACCCTAGACAATCAAAGTACTGAAAAGGCGTGCGGAATATAGGCCCGCAAGTAATAAAACCCTCGGACCTAAAATTTTCGGTTCTGCAAGACCAATGCTTTAGCAACTAGGTGtaccccatacccctagacccgggtaacttccCGGCTCTCGATttccgggtcgtaaaatggcaagtagcgactccttctcacggtTGTCCGTCACTCGTCCCcacggaaagatggacactcccaagccatgCAATAGCacacgcatgcgggccccgacgagataaaatttgggtccgcacacacacacacacatatatatatatatatttattcttaAATATCTAAGATCTGAACAACCATATCTCtttgaaatttgaatatttatgAGTTATTCATGGAAGGTATTTATATTTAgggatttttacctaaaatggcccatggtttaatcgttttgtcaaatctatcatatgcttttttttgtcaaatctatcacatggtttacattttgtatcaaatctattttgacgttatcttttccgtcaacatctaacggccgtgctgacttGACAAGTGGagggatagtgggccacagcgccacgtcagcacggccgttagattttgacggaaaagataacgccgggatagatttgatacaaaaattaaaccatgtgatagatttgacaaaaaaaatatataatagatttgataaaatggTTAAATCATGgaccattttaggtaaattcccCTTATATTAATATCTTTTTGCTTTGCGTGATCTCTTGGTCCTTAATTCGCTATTTCAAGTTCACAATTTTCAACAGTTTTCTAGGGATTGTTTccttttatgaaaaaatattaatcacTTGGAGATTCTACGGTATGGTtaacttaaaaaatattgCACCCTGCTAGAATTAATCATTTTTGTCGTAATTGTTACTACTTGCAAGAAGTCGATTGCTTGTATACCCacccatctatatataatatataattacaaaacggAGAGTGAGGATTAACAAGGTCGCTCCAAGTAAAGATAGAGGATTAACAAGGTCATTTCAAGTGTCAAACCCTCAACTCACCATTGTGCTACCTTTCGTTTACTTATGGAGATAACTTGACCaacaaagaaatgaaaaaaataaattcaataataattgtcCAAACTCccatgcaaaaaataaaaaaaaggagtggCTTCTAAATTCTCTTACAAATCGAAACTAAAATAacaaattcaataataattgcCCCAACTCCTATTTCTATCTTTAACTGAAGCAAATAAAAAAGGCCACCTCTAAAAAGAAATAAGGCTTCTCTTACGAATCaaaactaaaaaagaaaaatcaatgaTAATTATCTAAACTCCCATTTTCATCTTTGACTCTACAAAAGAAAATGGCTGCCTCTTGAAAGAAACAAGACTTCTCTCGCAAATCGAAATTGTAGaagatattttaatttttataattttacatcttttacttaaaaataaatcGTTCGAAGAAATAATATGTTTCACGGATCACAAATTacatttaaaatcatatttaaaaataataataataaatattttaaaattattaatattctaTACATAATTCATATGTTCTTTACTAAGTAACTACcattaatttgatgaaaaagtaaaatgttGTAGAAGAATTtacacataaaaatataaatgcaagtttcaaaacaaaatgcagtaataaaaatattaagtgaATCGCATAATGCATGggataaatttatattgtaattttaactaccttaatttctattaataactttaatcatttcatttaatcatcaacttggaaattatgaaaaacTAAATTTTACAATCATACACTAATTAATACTTTTaaagatattatttttcatgagTAATAATCCCATGCGCAATGTGCAAGTGGGATGGCTAGTAATACCAAAAAAAGATGCACATAACCATTAAACTTATGAAAAATGTGGAGTCGATGTCCTGCAAAATTATTAGTTATAAATTGCAAAGAGTTACAAACCTAATTACGTCAAATTTGGTACACCGAAATCGAAAGGAATGGAATGGATATTTTATCGTTTCCTCCATTTCTTTTTATAGTGTCTTTATTATGAGTTGGAAAGAGCATTTCATTAGAATGATCTTTCTCCTCCAATTTGATGGAATGATGTTTCCTTCACAAAACTTAAATAATGTTCATCCCATCATTTCAACTAGTTTTATTCAAGtatgatatattttctttgagattcatatatctaataaattgaatttttgataaataagttCGTCATTTTCAATTACATTCATCTATATCTTCAAGTTTAActtgaaaaaaagataatttttctttcaataaaattatattacacATTATACAACTTATTCCATTCCACCTATAGCTGAGTAAACAAATATTCCCTAACAAGGAGAGAGCgggaaataaattaaaaattatattaatagaAATTAACTAGCATCCCCTCTGGGTACATATCGAATTACATCCCGAAGGACGCATCCTTATGGCATCTGCAAgtacaaatttaaaatatataataatgaataaaAGAACACGACCGGTCATATAACTGAATAAGGAGCAATTCCATATAGAAGATGACTATGGTTCAAGTTCGCCAGATCTCGTAAGATCGATGAGTTGATTCGTCATTTAGGATGCTGCATTAGTCTGGTGTCGGGCCTTCTCTTTCTCCTTCACCTCACTGCCCTGCGTCTTGTCGTAAGCTTTGAGACACAGATCGAGATACGGGAAGAATTTAGGGTCCGATTGAGAAAGGAGCAACGTGAAAGAGCATAAGCGCATGTATTAAGATATACCAGGGTGATTTGCATGGATTTCCTTGTCAGCCTCAATGTTGTTAAGAGACTGATTGCCACTGTATATACCACCGAACCCTTCTTCATCGGCCCTCGTGGAGTACCCATCTCCAAACGACTGAGACATGACGTTCCTCCTTCATGTAGAAAGGGCCCAAGTGACCCATCAGTTTGATTTTCATATGCATTTGTTAGATCGATAAAGCTAGACTAATTAATCAGGACAATACGGAGACAAATAAGAAAGAATAACATTGATTTTGCTACCATAGTCAAGTTTTTGTCTACAAGACCTTCGACAGACCCGAAAGTGGGATGGTCCCCAAGGACCATAGAATTTCCCGGTTGTCTATACGTTTGATCATATTTTTCTGATTGATGTGAATGTACATGTACGGTCTCGTTGTGATCCGTTATATATAGACAATTCATAAATGCAAATGGTAAAAGTCTATGGACCTCAAGAAGCCCAACTACAAAAAGCCTCTCTCTATTTGGATCCAATTAGTTCAAGAATGGATTTGTTGATCAACTTGAAACGAATAATGTGCAGaatctcaagaaatttttatatggaGAATCACACGTATTTCCCGTCGAAGAAGTACAGTATAATTGTAACTACTGAAGAAATTAAGGGGAATGGGATGCGTATGGTGTCAACTAATGATCTTTGGAAAATAAGATGATGATGGCACCACTACTTACATGGGCTTTTCATTGGCTGGATTCGGTTCCTTGAGCTTGTCCATGTTACTCTCGGGAGCACCGGCCACAGTAGTGGCTTGCCTGGATATGCCACTGGAGATTGTCTGGGCAACAGAGGATGACGAGAACAGCTGGGCGGTTGTCGGGTATTTTTTCGCAGATTTGGCCAGAGCAAGGTTCAAATTCATTGTGTTAGAAATGTTAATTTGCTTTGTAATCGAACTAGTGATGATGGCAAAAATGGGTGAGGAAGGGTGGGCTTATATGAAGCCTAGTGGGACTATATTGGCTTCTTCAAATTGGTCTTCTGATCCGAGTCTCCCTCCGGGTTGCATGTTTCTTTGTCTGTTTCCCGAGCAATAAGAGAGTGTTTGAAGAAGGAATAAAACTCTGGccaggaaaaaagaaacataataattaaaaaaaatagaacttGGGTAAATATTATTGGCAGTTCCCAAACTTCGGGTTCATGTAAAATTTTACTCCCCAGACTTTGTGAATTATTAATTGATCaaatctgtatatatatatatatatatatatagactacAAGCTAACCAATGGGGATAGAATCGTAAAATAAGTAGCATGCTATGGTCAAATTATGAAATGTGTGAAATTAATGtaatgtaattaattatataattaattcatataaacaTAATTGCATCATTTTCAATAAGTGCACAATGAATTATAAATATGTTAATTATACACAATAAATGGAATTGTAAGGAtctattcaattaattaatgtaaaaatattattttacattGATAATTTCTAGTACGATAAATAAAcgtaataaaaattattcttataaagatatgtatgtacatatatgaaGGAAGTAGTTCCTTAcgtatatacttatttttataAGAATAAGTTGTGCTGCCTTTATTTATcataatatgaaaattaaacatttcatacatgtatttatatatatatatatatatatatatatattgcattccTATTTCTTCCCCCTACTCTCTATACTAAGGTAGAATTGGTACATTAATTATACCCATCAAATgtatgaataaaaataattaattttgttttctataGGAAGCTAaccaatttttaattttaccaGTGAAAAATGGTAGTTCGAAAATGCCATATGAGAAAAATGAGACAGTATGAATGATATTGTAGCAAATACGGATTCCTAATTAACTGTCCAATTAGAGATGGTTGGAACAAACAGGCCCGTCCCGATCAGATTCAAGCCCGCAGCCATGGCCCAATGGCCCAGACTTTCTCAACAATATTGGCTCCTGCGGTGATCAGCAGCTCTTCATATGATCTGGTTCTTATTCCAAATGGAGATTATTTCCAAGCCATAGGAATTGGCAGAGTTAATTTGGTGGTTAGTTTTATTCTTATAACGTGTCGATACCAGATTACCTTGCAACTTGCTCGCCATTGCAGAACTTTTCGATGTTCTGGATTATTGCGTAACTTTTTTCTCAGACTTATATCTCATTTATGGCCACACCACGATGAGGACGATTGGAGAATGGAGCTCCACGGAAGGGGTTATTATCTGCGTCGGGTGGCACCATCAATCTTCGAGTATCAAGCAGAGAAGGCAGTGGACACAATCAAGTTTGGTGCCGGAGGACTTGAGCGGAAGGCTACcccaattattatatttaggaGGAAAGGCAACATACAAGGATTGTGATGTTTATTTTCGtacaaagagaaaaaaaaatcccaattAGTGCAGATAAAGTGAAAGATATATTTGGTTTGAATAACTGTGACTAATGGGGACCATTAAAAACGACGTCAATTTCAAGTGCGCATTATTTTCTCATCATCGTCGATGACTGTAGTAAGGGGAATTCGGCTATACGGCCACATAAAAAGTCTCACGTACCTTATGAGTTTCTGAAATTTAATCAAAATTCAGTTTAATAGCTTTATTAAGATTGTGTGCAGCAAAAATGGGTTAGAATTCACGTCACAGGAGCTGCAGGAATTGTTTATGCTCCAAGGAATTGTTATCAGACGACATGCATCAACACACTCCAACAAAATGGCCAAGTAGATAGAGAAAGCATAGGCACATTCTAAATGTCACACGAGCCTTACTCTGACAAGCGTCAATATTGATTAAATATCGGAGTGGATATGTTACTGCTGCAGCTTATATATCTTATTAATCATTCACACCGTACATTGAGGGAGAAGGGAAACTGTGTTTGATGCTGAGGGCAGTTGAAAAGAAGACCATCGTGTTAAAGGCCTTCAAGGGGATTCAGCTGAAGCCCGAAGTTGTCGAATAAGGTTCTTTGAGAGGTGCAATCAAGATTTTCCCAGCATAGTATGGTAGAAACTCGAACTGCTGTATATGAAAAAACCGTTGAAGAATACAACCCCGTTTTAGTTTCCAATGAGTTCTTGACACCTCAATTGTCGACCGTGTGGATCTATTCAATCATACCATCATAGACCTCCTTGACGTTGATGTCGAGATCCATAACGTGGATGTGGAGCTCTTACTACCGGACTCATATGAGAACTTTGTGAATAGAATGTTGCGCAATTGAACAAGTATCATTCTTAATGATTTGACgtcgtcatttttttttttttggcttttaaAGTAATTAACTCATTTAGTGAAGAAACTAGATCGTACGGCCACCGGAGATTTTAGAACTCAACTTCCTTGACAAAGTTTGGTATCTTCAATTGTGAGTCAACATGACCTTTCGAAAGCCCAAATTTGAAAGTAGGGATCAAAGAATTTCTATTTCTGTTATAATAGATCCATGAATCTCTCTTATAACCGAAGAAAGtagggattaaaaaaaaaagataggtAGAGAAAAATGATCGCTAATAGTCTTATATTCGCAAATGTTGTGGACCT of the Punica granatum isolate Tunisia-2019 chromosome 6, ASM765513v2, whole genome shotgun sequence genome contains:
- the LOC116209942 gene encoding uncharacterized protein LOC116209942 yields the protein MNLNLALAKSAKKYPTTAQLFSSSSVAQTISSGISRQATTVAGAPESNMDKLKEPNPANEKPMRNVMSQSFGDGYSTRADEEGFGGIYSGNQSLNNIEADKEIHANHPAYDKTQGSEVKEKEKARHQTNAAS